One part of the Solanum dulcamara chromosome 3, daSolDulc1.2, whole genome shotgun sequence genome encodes these proteins:
- the LOC129883538 gene encoding uncharacterized protein LOC129883538, whose amino-acid sequence MPLRRAPIKTGINAKGDQAPPFPQANGPLPDQSKGFRKDEFHGSTVHKDPQEFIAEVYKIVDIMGVTSKERVELAAYQLKGSAQVWYNQWKSERVDEGSIGWEAFKLAFLDRFFPLELREAKVLEFINLKQGNIGKRDYALNFTKQSKCAASLVADPRARMS is encoded by the exons atgcctctaAGAAGAGCACCTATAAAAACAGGGATCAATGCTAAGGGAGACCAAGCTCCTCCGTTCCCACAAGCAAATGGTCCCCTACCCGACCAA AGTAAGGGATTTCGCAAGGATGAATTCCATGGTTCTACAGTTCATAaagatcctcaagagttcattgctGAGGTGTATAAGATAGTggatattatgggggtgacttcgaaAGAAAGAGTGGAGTTGgcagcctaccaactcaagggtagTGCCCAAGTatggtacaaccaatggaagTCTGAGAGAGTTGATGAGGGTTCTATTGGTTGGGAAGCCTTCAAGCTTGCCTTTCTTGATCGTTTCTTCCCacttgagctaagggaggcaaaggtgttggagttcataaatctaaAACAAGGCAATATTGGTAAGAGGGATTATGCCCTCAATTTTACTAAGCAATCCAAGTGTGCTgcttcattggttgccgatccacgtgCTCGAATGAGCTAA